One window of the Leptospiraceae bacterium genome contains the following:
- a CDS encoding glycosyltransferase family 1 protein, translating into MLVYHSYRKNSSRPIKIAFITDTYPPDVNGVAHSLYQIIQILKQHHEILVLRPEDDLIGIKIQPHIKEVFFPYLNLPFYKEVKLGLPFYQRVYDSIKAFSPDVVHIVTEGPLGFMGLLVARQLGITVVSDYRTNFTDYLKFYNIEFLSEFIKYYLIYFHNQCDLNFVPTREIKIQLKKQGINNLKVLGRGVDIRNFHYSKYDEDFRKEWNVKKDDLLFLYVGRIALEKNLELVCDVFRSLKKKYPFIHLMFVGDGPYRSTLEQEYKEILFLGAKKKEELSKIYASSDLFLFPSKTETFGNVVLEAYASGLPIIAYSYAASKLIYQHKKTGILIPFHKKNSHEVWYQYLEQLIKHPNRLKKLKMNIKNEYHKLKKFTWEGISALLLKHYYELLKQKRKKKIINL; encoded by the coding sequence ATGTTAGTTTATCATAGTTATAGAAAAAATTCTTCTCGTCCAATTAAAATCGCATTTATAACTGATACTTATCCACCTGATGTAAACGGTGTTGCGCATTCTTTGTATCAAATTATTCAGATTTTAAAACAACATCATGAAATCCTAGTTTTAAGACCTGAGGATGATTTGATAGGAATCAAAATTCAACCACATATAAAGGAAGTGTTTTTCCCTTATCTTAATTTACCATTTTATAAAGAAGTTAAGTTGGGATTACCTTTTTATCAAAGAGTTTATGATTCAATAAAAGCATTTTCGCCTGATGTCGTTCATATTGTGACTGAAGGTCCCTTAGGTTTTATGGGATTATTGGTTGCAAGACAATTAGGAATCACTGTTGTTTCTGATTACCGAACAAATTTTACTGATTATTTAAAGTTTTATAATATAGAATTTCTCAGTGAATTTATTAAGTATTACTTAATTTATTTTCATAATCAGTGTGATTTGAATTTTGTTCCAACAAGAGAAATCAAAATTCAATTAAAGAAACAAGGAATAAATAATTTAAAAGTTTTAGGAAGAGGAGTGGATATAAGAAATTTTCACTATTCCAAATATGATGAAGATTTCCGAAAAGAATGGAACGTCAAAAAAGATGATTTATTGTTTCTTTATGTTGGCAGGATTGCTCTAGAAAAGAATTTAGAGCTCGTGTGTGATGTTTTTCGTTCTTTAAAGAAAAAATATCCGTTCATTCATCTTATGTTTGTTGGTGATGGACCTTATCGTTCAACGTTAGAACAAGAGTATAAAGAGATCCTCTTTTTGGGGGCAAAAAAGAAAGAAGAACTATCTAAAATTTACGCTTCGTCAGATTTGTTTTTGTTTCCGAGCAAAACAGAAACTTTCGGAAATGTGGTATTAGAAGCTTATGCAAGTGGTCTACCAATTATAGCTTATTCGTATGCTGCCTCGAAACTGATATATCAGCACAAAAAGACAGGAATTTTGATTCCATTTCATAAGAAGAACTCTCATGAGGTTTGGTACCAATATTTGGAACAATTAATTAAGCACCCCAATCGATTGAAAAAGCTAAAAATGAATATAAAAAATGAATATCACAAATTAAAAAAATTTACTTGGGAAGGTATTAGTGCACTCTTACTAAAGCATTATTATGAATTGCTCAAACAAAAGAGAAAAAAGAAAATCATCAATCTTTGA
- a CDS encoding histidine phosphatase family protein yields the protein MLKIYLIRHGETNFNKEKRLQGGIETELNEKGIEQSNRLAKTLASEIPKVDFLFTSPQIRARQTAEILYQTFQEKQIPIEQFEMNELLREIRCGRWEGKLINEIEKEEPELFFLVKNSVNVPYPEGESIMDVKNRAEKFFSHLYSLNNHSNLTTIIVSHGTYIKTLSSVILSFPLEFSLKTILSNTGTSLIEEKDRPLNFKLIYWNSTKHL from the coding sequence ATGCTGAAGATTTATTTAATACGTCATGGAGAAACAAACTTCAATAAAGAAAAACGCCTACAAGGAGGGATAGAAACCGAACTCAATGAAAAAGGGATAGAACAGTCTAACCGTTTAGCGAAAACCTTAGCAAGTGAAATCCCGAAAGTAGATTTTCTCTTTACCTCTCCTCAAATAAGAGCAAGGCAAACAGCCGAAATTTTATATCAAACCTTTCAAGAAAAGCAAATCCCAATCGAGCAATTCGAAATGAATGAACTCTTACGAGAAATTCGTTGCGGAAGGTGGGAAGGGAAACTGATCAACGAAATCGAAAAAGAAGAACCAGAACTCTTCTTTTTAGTCAAAAACTCTGTGAACGTGCCCTACCCAGAAGGAGAAAGCATAATGGATGTTAAGAACCGTGCTGAGAAGTTTTTCTCTCACTTGTATTCCCTCAACAATCACTCAAATCTAACCACTATAATTGTATCTCATGGAACATATATCAAAACCCTTAGTTCTGTCATTCTTTCTTTCCCACTTGAGTTTTCTTTAAAAACGATTTTATCAAATACAGGAACAAGCTTGATAGAAGAGAAAGACAGACCTTTAAACTTTAAACTTATCTACTGGAATTCTACAAAGCACTTGTGA
- a CDS encoding acyl-CoA dehydrogenase family protein has translation MAVSNQLLSKEAKIPELSIPIQFSEDLIALRDLVREIVREVVIPARKELDEKNEYPWKVLEKFREAGLFQAMFDEEYGGMGLGMMANIILAEEIAYGCLGIGTSFLATKLGALPIEVGGTEEQKKKWLPRIASGELIAAFGLTEPNAGSDVPALQTTAVKKGDKYILNGTKQWISGAGQAHVYTVFAITDKSRGPRGISCFIVEKGTPGFSFGKKEDKLGIRASETRQLIFEDCEIPAENLVGGKENNGFVQALKTLNLSRPAVAASAVGLAQGAFDAAMQYAREREQFGVKIVTFQAIQHMLAEMAMKIEAARLLTYKAAILAEQGHKETAKFSAMAKCYAADIAMEVATNAVQIFGGYGYVKDYPVEKYFRDAKILQIYEGTSQIQKNEIAAGLIKEAASKKVILNM, from the coding sequence ATGGCAGTAAGTAATCAACTATTATCGAAAGAAGCAAAGATACCAGAACTTTCAATTCCAATTCAGTTTTCAGAGGATTTGATAGCACTTCGTGATTTAGTTCGGGAGATTGTGAGGGAAGTTGTCATTCCTGCTAGAAAGGAATTAGATGAAAAAAACGAATATCCGTGGAAAGTTTTAGAAAAGTTTCGAGAAGCAGGACTTTTTCAAGCGATGTTTGATGAAGAATATGGTGGAATGGGGTTGGGAATGATGGCGAACATAATCTTAGCAGAAGAAATAGCTTATGGATGCTTGGGGATCGGAACTTCGTTTTTAGCTACCAAATTAGGAGCTCTTCCAATTGAAGTTGGAGGGACGGAAGAGCAAAAGAAAAAATGGCTTCCGAGGATTGCCTCAGGTGAGTTGATTGCAGCTTTTGGCTTGACCGAACCAAATGCAGGTTCAGATGTGCCAGCACTTCAAACCACTGCGGTAAAAAAAGGTGATAAGTATATCCTTAATGGAACGAAGCAATGGATATCAGGTGCTGGGCAAGCTCATGTCTATACTGTTTTTGCCATCACAGATAAAAGTCGAGGACCACGTGGTATAAGCTGCTTCATTGTGGAAAAAGGAACTCCTGGATTTAGTTTCGGTAAAAAAGAAGACAAATTGGGAATACGTGCTTCGGAGACGAGACAGTTAATCTTCGAGGATTGTGAAATTCCTGCCGAAAATTTAGTAGGAGGAAAAGAAAACAACGGTTTTGTTCAAGCACTAAAGACTTTGAATCTTTCACGTCCAGCTGTTGCTGCTTCAGCTGTGGGGTTAGCTCAAGGAGCATTTGATGCAGCTATGCAATATGCACGAGAAAGAGAGCAGTTTGGAGTAAAAATTGTGACATTTCAAGCAATTCAACATATGTTAGCAGAAATGGCTATGAAGATCGAAGCAGCAAGGTTGTTAACATACAAGGCAGCTATTTTGGCAGAGCAAGGACACAAAGAGACAGCGAAATTCTCTGCTATGGCGAAGTGTTATGCAGCGGATATAGCAATGGAAGTTGCAACGAACGCAGTCCAAATCTTTGGTGGCTATGGATATGTGAAAGATTATCCAGTTGAGAAGTATTTCCGAGATGCAAAGATTTTACAGATTTACGAGGGAACCAGTCAAATCCAAAAAAACGAAATTGCAGCAGGACTCATCAAAGAGGCAGCATCAAAGAAAGTGATCCTCAATATGTAA
- a CDS encoding RidA family protein — translation MIKSKLSELQIQLPSIPKPVASYIPAKIHNGLIYTSGQLPLKEGNLLSVGILDKEEDIEKGKKAMEQCFLNALAAASSVIDIDSIKGILKLTAYVASSPQFVWQHLVANGASDLAVKIFGENGIHARSAIGVCSLPLNASVELEVIFIL, via the coding sequence ATGATAAAATCAAAATTGTCAGAACTCCAAATCCAATTACCCTCAATTCCAAAGCCAGTTGCATCATATATCCCAGCGAAAATCCATAATGGTTTGATTTATACAAGTGGTCAACTTCCCTTAAAAGAGGGGAACCTTCTTTCCGTGGGAATTTTAGACAAAGAAGAAGATATAGAAAAAGGCAAAAAGGCTATGGAGCAATGTTTTCTGAATGCGTTAGCTGCTGCGAGCTCTGTAATTGATATTGACTCCATAAAAGGGATTTTGAAGTTAACAGCCTATGTTGCATCTTCACCTCAATTCGTTTGGCAACATTTGGTTGCGAATGGTGCTTCCGACTTAGCTGTAAAAATTTTTGGAGAAAATGGCATTCATGCGCGTTCTGCCATTGGTGTTTGTTCTCTCCCTTTAAATGCTTCGGTGGAACTAGAAGTTATCTTCATTTTGTAA
- the icd gene encoding NADP-dependent isocitrate dehydrogenase, whose translation MTVINAEKIRIENGQLKVPDFPIIPYIEGDGTGPDIWAAAVRVIDAAVEKAYGNKRKIQWKEVYAGEKAFQKFNDWLPQETIDTFREYLVGIKGPLTTPVGTGIRSLNVALRQELDLYVCLRPVRWFKGVPSPVKHPEQVDMVIFRENTEDIYAGIEFKAGTEENKKFLELLKEHFPQYYKKIRFPETSGIGIKPISKEGSYRLIKAAIDYAIKNNRKSVTLVHKGNIMKFTEGAFRDWGYELSKSMGSIDLDGGPWQVLKVNGREIVIKDAIADAFLQQILTRPTDYDVIATMNLNGDYISDALAAQVGGIGIAPGGNINYETGHAIFEATHGTAPKYAGLDKVNPSSVILSGEMMLRYMGWNEAADKIIEAMDRTISKKIVTYDFARLMEGAKEVRTSEFGNALIDNM comes from the coding sequence ATGACAGTCATAAATGCAGAAAAAATTCGAATAGAAAATGGTCAATTAAAGGTTCCAGATTTCCCTATTATTCCCTACATTGAAGGTGATGGGACAGGTCCTGACATTTGGGCGGCAGCCGTCAGAGTGATTGATGCCGCAGTAGAAAAAGCTTATGGAAACAAACGAAAAATTCAGTGGAAAGAAGTCTATGCAGGAGAGAAGGCATTCCAAAAATTTAATGATTGGCTACCTCAAGAAACCATAGATACGTTTCGTGAATACTTAGTAGGTATCAAAGGACCTCTGACCACTCCCGTTGGAACGGGGATTCGTTCGTTAAATGTAGCTCTACGACAAGAATTGGATTTATATGTTTGTTTACGTCCAGTTCGATGGTTTAAAGGAGTGCCAAGCCCTGTTAAGCACCCTGAACAAGTCGATATGGTAATTTTTCGTGAAAACACAGAAGACATCTATGCGGGAATAGAATTCAAAGCAGGAACAGAAGAAAATAAAAAGTTTTTAGAATTATTAAAAGAACATTTTCCTCAGTACTACAAAAAAATTCGATTTCCTGAAACATCTGGTATTGGTATCAAACCAATCAGTAAAGAAGGTTCTTATCGATTGATCAAAGCCGCCATTGACTATGCCATCAAGAATAACCGAAAAAGCGTGACTTTAGTCCACAAAGGAAACATCATGAAGTTTACGGAAGGGGCATTTCGAGATTGGGGATATGAACTTTCAAAATCAATGGGTTCTATCGATCTTGACGGGGGTCCATGGCAAGTACTTAAAGTCAATGGAAGAGAAATCGTTATAAAAGATGCAATCGCAGATGCCTTTCTTCAACAAATACTAACACGTCCAACAGACTATGACGTAATTGCCACCATGAACCTCAATGGTGATTATATTTCTGACGCCTTAGCTGCTCAAGTGGGAGGCATAGGAATCGCTCCAGGTGGAAACATCAATTACGAAACGGGTCATGCCATTTTCGAAGCAACTCATGGAACTGCACCTAAGTATGCTGGTTTAGACAAAGTAAATCCAAGTTCTGTGATACTCTCAGGAGAGATGATGTTAAGATATATGGGTTGGAATGAAGCCGCCGACAAAATCATTGAAGCTATGGATAGAACCATTTCAAAGAAAATCGTCACTTATGACTTCGCAAGATTGATGGAAGGTGCCAAAGAAGTTCGAACTTCTGAATTCGGAAATGCTTTGATTGATAACATGTGA
- the lpdA gene encoding dihydrolipoyl dehydrogenase, which produces MKSYDLVVIGSGPGGYVAAIRGSQLGLKTAIIEKSELGGVCLNWGCIPTKALLDSAHLYDKIKKSQEFGIKTSQVEIDFPKIIQRSRSVANRMSKGVEYLMKKNQIDVYYGFGKFKDTFTIQIFKQENSNEVIEELQTKKTIIAVGARAKNLPHVSIDNTYVIDYKKAMTLESLPKKLLIVGGGAIGVEFADIYNLLGTEVTLIEILPQILPNEDEEISKTLQNIFSKRNIKIHTQTTIREFKIQDHKVHVELQKQEQEIIKEDFDHVLLAVGIQANTENLNLDKVFVDLKKDKIIVNSYYQTTNPNIYAIGDCIETPALAHVASHEGIRAAEHAYLSLKKEKKVSTNFDVQIEPIRYQWIPSCVYSQPEIASVGLTEKKAKELNYNYIVGKFPYQALGRAHAANERDGFVKVLIDKKTHKILGIHIIGKNATEIIGEGMVSLYGELLPENIAKIMHPHPTISESLMEAFAQSIGEPINI; this is translated from the coding sequence ATGAAAAGTTATGATCTTGTGGTGATTGGTTCAGGTCCTGGGGGATATGTTGCGGCAATAAGAGGAAGCCAATTAGGACTCAAAACTGCTATTATCGAAAAATCAGAACTTGGCGGTGTGTGTTTGAATTGGGGTTGTATTCCCACAAAAGCATTGCTTGATAGTGCCCACTTGTATGACAAAATCAAGAAATCTCAAGAATTCGGAATAAAAACCTCTCAAGTGGAAATTGATTTTCCTAAAATAATTCAGCGTTCTCGTAGTGTTGCCAATCGAATGTCCAAAGGTGTTGAATACTTGATGAAGAAAAATCAAATCGATGTTTATTACGGCTTTGGAAAATTCAAAGATACTTTTACCATTCAAATCTTTAAGCAAGAAAATTCAAACGAAGTGATAGAAGAACTGCAAACCAAAAAAACCATCATTGCTGTGGGAGCTCGTGCAAAAAATTTACCTCATGTTTCCATTGATAACACTTACGTGATTGATTATAAAAAAGCCATGACGTTAGAGTCCCTTCCCAAAAAGCTATTGATTGTCGGCGGAGGTGCGATTGGGGTAGAATTTGCTGATATTTATAATCTTTTGGGAACAGAAGTAACCTTGATTGAAATTTTACCTCAAATCCTACCCAACGAAGATGAAGAAATATCCAAAACCCTACAAAACATTTTTAGCAAACGAAATATCAAAATCCACACCCAAACAACTATCAGAGAATTCAAGATTCAAGATCATAAAGTTCATGTAGAATTACAAAAACAAGAACAAGAAATTATAAAAGAAGATTTTGATCATGTTTTACTTGCGGTAGGGATTCAAGCCAATACAGAAAACCTGAACTTAGATAAAGTTTTTGTGGATTTAAAAAAAGACAAAATCATTGTGAATTCATACTATCAAACTACGAATCCAAACATTTATGCCATTGGTGATTGTATTGAAACTCCTGCTTTGGCTCACGTGGCAAGTCATGAGGGAATTCGTGCCGCAGAGCATGCTTATTTAAGCCTAAAAAAAGAAAAAAAAGTTTCCACGAACTTTGATGTTCAAATAGAACCCATTCGTTACCAATGGATACCATCATGTGTATATTCTCAGCCTGAGATTGCTTCAGTCGGACTTACCGAAAAAAAAGCAAAAGAACTCAATTACAATTACATTGTGGGTAAATTTCCTTACCAAGCTTTAGGAAGAGCTCATGCTGCAAACGAACGAGATGGTTTCGTCAAAGTGCTCATCGACAAAAAAACCCACAAAATCTTAGGTATCCACATTATAGGCAAAAATGCCACAGAAATCATCGGAGAAGGTATGGTGTCTTTATATGGGGAACTACTTCCTGAAAACATAGCCAAAATCATGCATCCCCATCCTACGATTTCCGAATCCCTCATGGAAGCCTTTGCCCAAAGTATAGGAGAACCTATCAACATTTAG
- a CDS encoding transcriptional repressor, with amino-acid sequence MIEKKKRERKAKDKQDEQKHNMKFKLSKREVAELLRNKGINPTSQRIEIAHFIYQKPQHVSAEEILNHLNKDYEKVSQATVYNTLKLFVEKNVVRELIFSSDRIYYDSNTTKHHHFLDLETGKIYDIPACLLSLPELDKNVLGNIEVEEINILIKGKFKIKK; translated from the coding sequence ATGATAGAAAAGAAAAAAAGAGAAAGAAAAGCAAAGGATAAACAAGATGAGCAAAAGCATAACATGAAGTTCAAACTCTCAAAAAGAGAAGTGGCAGAGCTACTACGAAATAAAGGTATCAACCCCACAAGTCAAAGGATAGAAATTGCACATTTTATTTACCAAAAGCCCCAACATGTTTCAGCCGAAGAAATTTTGAACCATTTAAACAAAGATTATGAAAAAGTAAGCCAAGCAACAGTATATAATACCCTTAAATTATTTGTAGAGAAGAATGTTGTTCGTGAATTGATTTTTTCTTCTGATAGGATTTACTATGATTCCAATACTACCAAACATCATCACTTCCTTGATTTAGAAACAGGAAAAATTTATGACATTCCTGCTTGCTTATTAAGCTTACCCGAATTAGATAAAAATGTACTAGGAAATATAGAAGTGGAGGAAATCAACATTCTAATTAAAGGAAAGTTCAAAATCAAAAAATAA